The Caproicibacterium lactatifermentans genome contains a region encoding:
- the miaA gene encoding tRNA (adenosine(37)-N6)-dimethylallyltransferase MiaA, whose amino-acid sequence MNKIPLAVVAGPTASGKTRLAVSLCKVFHGEVVSADSMQIYHGMQIATAKPTAEEMNGIPHHMIDFQSPQEPFSVADYVRLASEEIKNIHNAGHLPVLTGGTGLYIRSLLQGISYTQQNADASIRSQLEQQAETEGPQALHAELMKEDPGAAEKIHPHDIKRVIRALEMYRTTGKTQAENADASRQEIPYRSCFLCLGFRDREKLYQRINERVGHMMQQGLLREAREVLQTDCATARQAIGYKELLPYMRGECSLQEAVASLKRETRRYAKRQMTWFRREKDARWLWVDDYETFEDLSQAAQTIIKNFLKGSSL is encoded by the coding sequence ATGAATAAAATTCCTTTGGCAGTGGTTGCTGGTCCTACTGCTTCCGGAAAGACACGCCTGGCGGTTTCCCTGTGCAAAGTCTTTCACGGCGAGGTCGTTTCAGCAGATTCCATGCAGATTTATCACGGTATGCAGATTGCAACCGCTAAACCAACCGCGGAAGAGATGAACGGCATACCGCACCATATGATTGATTTTCAGTCTCCACAGGAACCGTTCAGTGTGGCGGATTATGTGCGCCTTGCATCTGAAGAAATTAAGAACATCCATAATGCCGGTCATTTGCCGGTACTGACAGGCGGTACGGGGCTTTATATCCGCAGTCTTCTGCAGGGGATTTCCTATACACAGCAGAATGCTGATGCGTCGATTCGCAGTCAGCTGGAACAGCAGGCGGAAACGGAAGGCCCGCAGGCCCTGCATGCGGAGCTTATGAAGGAAGACCCGGGTGCGGCAGAAAAGATACATCCGCATGATATCAAGCGTGTGATTCGTGCGCTGGAAATGTACCGCACAACCGGAAAAACACAGGCGGAGAATGCAGATGCCTCCAGGCAGGAGATTCCATATCGCTCTTGCTTCCTTTGCCTGGGCTTCCGTGACAGGGAAAAGCTGTATCAGCGCATTAATGAGCGTGTAGGCCATATGATGCAGCAGGGCCTACTGCGGGAGGCAAGAGAAGTATTACAGACTGACTGCGCGACTGCACGGCAGGCAATCGGCTATAAAGAACTGCTGCCGTATATGCGGGGGGAATGTTCCCTGCAAGAGGCAGTGGCCTCTCTCAAGCGTGAAACACGCCGCTACGCTAAGCGCCAGATGACTTGGTTTCGCAGAGAAAAGGACGCCCGCTGGCTGTGGGTAGATGACTACGAAACTTTTGAGGACCTTTCCCAGGCGGCCCAGACAATCATCAAGAATTTTCTGAAAGGAAGCAGCCTATGA
- the mutL gene encoding DNA mismatch repair endonuclease MutL, producing MPKIHVLEKHVAELIAAGEVVERPASVAKELVENTVDAGATAVTVEIKHGGIPFLRVTDNGCGMVREDVPLAFLRHATSKVQGKEDLAGIHTLGFRGEALASIAAVSHVELLTRTANDLAGTRYLISGGDEEGCEDAGCAQGTTFVVRDLFYNTPARMKFLKKDVTEGNAVSGVVDHEALAHPEIAFRFLRDGKETLHTPGDNKLKNAIFAVYSREFTQGLLPVRYELNGVKVWGYISKPVASRPNRSMQNFFFNGRYVRSRTAMVAMEEAFKGSLMVGRFPACVLHIQLAFSAVDVNVHPSKMEIRFMNERPVFEAVYHGVKTALQKEDTPSILKLQPQPQKPTQVIFPTPVTGQQMHLQPQRHQMPAVHDSVTFADIPAVPADKVAVPPPIQTTAAVPPANEPTAVESDLAPQTSGDAEEKPQKLIGEAFGTYILVQQGDDEIRIVDKHAAHERMLYEQLKAQTGDLPQQMLLSPITVTLSKEEYTAVLEHTELLARAGFDIEDFGPGTVLVRSAPVMLQENISSAVEEMAGYLAENRTSILTEKLDWLYHNIACRAAVKAGDESTPEELLELVRRLEKEDVRYCPHGRPVSIVLRRKDLEHQFGRI from the coding sequence ATGCCTAAAATCCATGTCCTTGAAAAACATGTTGCCGAACTCATCGCGGCCGGAGAGGTAGTTGAGCGCCCCGCTTCCGTGGCAAAGGAACTGGTGGAAAATACAGTAGATGCGGGAGCAACCGCTGTTACAGTGGAAATTAAGCACGGCGGCATTCCGTTCCTGCGTGTCACGGATAACGGCTGCGGCATGGTAAGGGAAGATGTTCCGCTGGCATTTCTGCGCCATGCAACAAGCAAAGTACAGGGAAAAGAGGACCTTGCCGGTATCCACACGCTGGGTTTCCGGGGAGAAGCGCTGGCATCGATTGCGGCGGTTTCCCATGTGGAGCTGCTGACGCGCACAGCCAATGACCTTGCCGGAACGCGATACTTGATTTCCGGCGGCGATGAGGAAGGCTGTGAGGACGCCGGCTGCGCACAGGGAACGACTTTTGTCGTCCGTGACCTCTTTTATAATACGCCGGCTCGTATGAAATTCCTAAAAAAAGACGTAACCGAGGGCAATGCAGTGTCCGGTGTGGTCGACCATGAAGCGCTGGCGCACCCCGAAATTGCTTTTCGCTTCCTGCGGGACGGAAAAGAGACGCTGCATACGCCCGGTGACAATAAGCTGAAGAATGCAATCTTCGCGGTGTACAGCCGTGAATTCACACAGGGTCTGCTGCCGGTCCGCTATGAATTAAACGGCGTGAAGGTATGGGGCTATATCAGCAAGCCAGTGGCTTCTCGGCCGAACCGCAGTATGCAGAATTTCTTTTTTAATGGCCGGTATGTTCGTTCCCGAACCGCAATGGTCGCTATGGAGGAAGCCTTTAAAGGCAGTCTGATGGTGGGGCGGTTTCCTGCCTGTGTTCTTCATATCCAGTTGGCCTTTTCAGCGGTAGATGTTAACGTGCACCCCAGCAAAATGGAAATTCGCTTTATGAATGAACGTCCGGTCTTTGAGGCCGTTTATCATGGTGTCAAGACAGCTCTGCAAAAAGAGGACACTCCCAGTATTCTTAAGCTTCAGCCGCAGCCACAGAAACCAACACAGGTAATTTTCCCTACACCTGTTACAGGTCAGCAGATGCACCTGCAGCCGCAGCGACACCAGATGCCGGCAGTGCATGACAGTGTTACATTTGCTGATATTCCTGCGGTGCCCGCTGATAAAGTAGCTGTCCCGCCGCCCATCCAAACAACAGCGGCTGTTCCGCCTGCAAACGAACCGACCGCGGTGGAGTCGGACCTTGCACCGCAGACATCGGGGGATGCAGAGGAGAAACCGCAGAAGCTGATTGGTGAAGCTTTCGGCACTTATATTCTAGTACAGCAGGGGGACGACGAAATCCGCATTGTGGATAAGCATGCGGCTCATGAGCGAATGCTGTATGAACAGCTGAAGGCACAAACTGGTGACTTGCCGCAGCAAATGCTGCTGTCACCCATTACGGTAACACTTTCTAAAGAAGAGTATACAGCGGTATTGGAGCATACCGAGCTTTTGGCAAGGGCCGGATTTGACATAGAGGACTTTGGGCCGGGAACCGTGTTGGTACGCAGCGCGCCAGTTATGCTGCAGGAAAACATTTCATCTGCAGTGGAAGAAATGGCTGGATATCTGGCTGAAAACAGGACCAGCATTTTAACCGAAAAACTGGACTGGCTGTACCACAACATTGCCTGCCGTGCGGCAGTGAAAGCCGGAGATGAGAGTACACCGGAGGAACTGCTGGAACTTGTTCGGCGGCTGGAAAAAGAAGATGTTCGTTACTGTCCGCACGGCCGTCCCGTCTCCATTGTTTTGCGGCGCAAAGATTTGGAGCACCAGTTTGGCAGAATTTGA